A single Elephas maximus indicus isolate mEleMax1 chromosome 2, mEleMax1 primary haplotype, whole genome shotgun sequence DNA region contains:
- the NDUFS6 gene encoding NADH dehydrogenase [ubiquinone] iron-sulfur protein 6, mitochondrial, whose protein sequence is MAAAVTFCRLLGRSCAAALSLPQGARCFGVRTSPTGEKITHTGQVYDAEDYRQIRFAGRQKEVNENFAIDLIAEQPVSEVESRVISCDGGGGALGHPRVYINLDKETKTGTCGYCGLQFKQHHH, encoded by the exons ATGGCGGCGGCGGTGACCTTCTGCCGGTTGCTGGGCCGTAGTTGCGCGGCGGCGCTGAGCCTGCCCCAGGGCGCTAGGTGTTTCGGGGTGCGGACTTCGCCGACTGGGGAGAAGATCACGCACACCGGCCAG gtttatgATGCTGAAGATTATAGGCAAATCCGGTTTGCAGGCCGTCAAAAAGAG GTAAATGAGAACTTTGCCATCGACTTGATCGCTGAGCAGCCCGTGAGTGAGGTAGAGAGCCGCGTGATATCATGTGATGGCGGTGGAGGAGCGCTGGGCCACCCGAGAGTGTACATAAACTTG GACAAGGAAACAAAAACCGGGACATGTGGTTACTGTGGGCTCCAGTTCAAACAGCATCATCACTAG
- the MRPL36 gene encoding 39S ribosomal protein L36, mitochondrial, protein MLVDRRAGGVPGMGSRERVQGPREGEGDPAVASCQAQHVTAAIISPSRHFWLRRHRPHCAGAGKRAGARRGRAAGGGWRLVFRFSHNMATHLIRTVVVSVMHPFLHRSGCTVKSRGLSTFLLGSLCSALPVGTSLLKPSLVMESLLSNHLMPRLQPALGLKTKVAIRRRCKDCYQVKRRGRWFIYCKTNPKHKQRQS, encoded by the exons ATGCTGGTGGACCGCAGGGCAGGGGGTGTCCCAGGCATGGGCAGCCGGGAAAGGGTGCAGGGGCCCCGGGAAGGGGAAGGCG ACCCTGCGGTCGCCAGCTGCCAGGCACAGCACGTGACGGCGGCCATCATTTCTCCTAGCCGACACTTCTGGCTGCGGCGTCATCGCCCTCACTGCGCAGGCGCGGGCAAGCGCGCAGGCGCGCGGCGAGGGCGCGCTGCCGGCGGGGGTTGGCGCCTCGTTTTCAG GTTTAGCCACAATATGGCGACGCATTTGATAAGGACAGTGGTGGTTTCTGTCATGCACCCTTTCCTCCATCGGAGTGGCTGCACAGTGAAATCCCGAGGACTGTCCACATTCCTTCTAGGATCCCTTTGCAGTGCGCTTCCAGTTGGCACGAGTCTCCTGAAGCCCAGCTTGGTCATGGAGTCACTTCTTTCAAATCATCTCATGCCACGTCTGCAGCCTGCTCTGGGGCTCAAAACGAAGGTCGCCATCAGGAGGCGCTGCAAGGACTGTTACCAGGTGAAGAGGCGAGGCCGGTGGTTCATCTATTGTAAAACAAACCCAAAGCACAAGCAGAGACAGTCTTAG